Sequence from the Salinicoccus sp. RF5 genome:
TTCGATGTCATAGGGTTCAGATATCTCCGTTCCCCGGTCTTCAGGATCCACTTCTATCGCCTGGAATGTCTCCTTCTCATCTCCGCCGGCCTTGTGGTTCATCACAAGGTCGATGTAGACGAGGAGGCCTGCTTCCTTACATGCGGCTATCGCTGCCTCAAGCTGTTCGCGTGTGCCGTATTTCGTCCGGACTGCGCCCTTCTGGTCGAATTCACCCAAATCATAGACATCGTATACCGCGTATCCCTGATTGGACGGGTCGTCTGCCTTGGTCGGAGGCGGGAGCCAGACCGCATCAACCCCCATATCCTTGATTTCTTGGGCACTATCCTTCAGGCGGTCCCAATGGGAACCATCATCCGGCAAGTACCATTCAAAATACTGCATGAGTGTAAAATTCATATCGTTAGCGTCCTTTCTATAGCTGGTATCCAACATATAGCCATTTTGGAATGCAGGTAACCAAAAAACTTCATATGATTAGTCTGAAAATATAAATAATTATAACATACAAAGTATCCGTTTTTCCTCATATAAAATAAAATTGAAATCTTTGGACGCATACACAAAGTGTTTGGCACTTTTCTATTTTATAGATAACCGGATATGTTATCATGATAATATTGAATCTAGGCATAAAAGGAGAATTTAAATGGTCACTAAAGAACAAGTGGAAGAAATAGTTGGGAATATAGATGATCCGATACTTAATGTGCCAATTAAGGAAACGGACGGCATCAGGGAAATCAGCATCAAGGAAGAAAAGAACCACGTGAGCGTCAAAGTCGCAATCGGCCGTCTCGGCGGTCAGGAGCAGCTGGATCTGCAGATGAAAGTCGTCAATCTGCTGAAAGAGGCGGGAGCGGAAACAGTCGGACTGCGTTTTGATGAACTGGATGAAGAGGTGATAGAGAAGCACCGCGGTACTTCAGGCAGCGAAGTGGAAAATCGTTTCAAGGATAACGATACGCAATTCATCGCTGTAGCTTCCGGTAAAGGCGGCGTGGGAAAATCCACCGTTGCGGTCAACCTGGCTGTCGCACTCGCTGAAAAGGGCAAGAAGGTCGGCATCATTGATGCGGATATATATGGCTTCAGTGTGCCGGATATGATGGGCATCACTGAAAAGCCGGGTATTGAAGACAAGACGATTATTCCCGTCGAACGTTTCGGTGTGAAAGTCATCTCCATGGCATTCTTCGTTGAGGAGAATACGCCGGTCATCTGGAGAGGCCCGATGCTCGGCAAGATGATCAGCAGTTTCTTCAATGAAGTGGAATGGGGAGATTTGGATTACCTCCTGCTTGACCTTCCGCCGGGTACAGGCGACGTGGCGTTGGATGTCCATCAGCTGCTGCCGCACAGTAAAGAAATCATCGTAACGACACCGCATCCGACGGCGGCGTTTGTAGCAGCACGGGCAGGTGCGATGGCACAGCATACAGATCATGAGATCATCGGCGTAATCGAAAACATGAGCTACTTCGAGAGTGAATTGACGAATGAGAAAGAGTACGTGTTCGGCAAAGGCGGCGGAGAAAAGCTTGCGCAGGAGCTACAGGCTCCACTGCTCGGCCAGTTGCCACTCGGCCAGCCTGAATGGAATGAGAAGGATTTCGCACCTTCCATCTATACAAAAGAGCATAAGATCGGTGAAATATACAGAAGCATTGCAGATAACGTAATCAAAGAGAGCGAATAGGCGCGGAGGAATCATAGTATGACATCGAAATACCTAGTCAGGTTTTATTTTAGAACGCTTCTTCTTGGCATGGTGGTCACGGCCATCGTCAGTCTGGTCACAGAATACCAGAACGTAACGCGTTATTTGCTGGAGGGCCAGTTAGGTGAGTTCTTCGCCGGTCTGGTCTGGTTCCTCGGCTATGGGCTGCTGATCGCCACAGTCAGTCAGGTCGCTTTCTTCATATATCTATTCCTTCATCCGCTTGGCATGGGGATATTCAAAAAGCTATGGCC
This genomic interval carries:
- a CDS encoding Mrp/NBP35 family ATP-binding protein, with the translated sequence MVTKEQVEEIVGNIDDPILNVPIKETDGIREISIKEEKNHVSVKVAIGRLGGQEQLDLQMKVVNLLKEAGAETVGLRFDELDEEVIEKHRGTSGSEVENRFKDNDTQFIAVASGKGGVGKSTVAVNLAVALAEKGKKVGIIDADIYGFSVPDMMGITEKPGIEDKTIIPVERFGVKVISMAFFVEENTPVIWRGPMLGKMISSFFNEVEWGDLDYLLLDLPPGTGDVALDVHQLLPHSKEIIVTTPHPTAAFVAARAGAMAQHTDHEIIGVIENMSYFESELTNEKEYVFGKGGGEKLAQELQAPLLGQLPLGQPEWNEKDFAPSIYTKEHKIGEIYRSIADNVIKESE